In a single window of the candidate division WOR-3 bacterium genome:
- the ybeY gene encoding rRNA maturation RNase YbeY, with translation MKIECLGNVSKTEIRTYKKFAQTVLKRFYNRLSPNAKFLNIIFVNDQYIKELNKKYLGRNRTTDVLAFPINEEIWAEIYISKDRARIQAQKLNLSPKQEVCNLIRHGILHLLGFSHQEMEKQDLNNLII, from the coding sequence ATGAAAATTGAATGCTTAGGAAATGTATCCAAAACTGAAATTAGAACTTATAAGAAATTTGCTCAAACTGTTTTAAAAAGATTTTATAATCGATTATCACCCAATGCAAAATTCCTTAATATAATATTTGTCAATGACCAATATATCAAAGAGTTAAATAAAAAATATTTAGGTCGCAATCGAACAACAGATGTTTTAGCATTTCCCATTAATGAAGAAATATGGGCCGAAATATATATTTCTAAAGACCGCGCCCGAATACAAGCCCAAAAACTGAATCTCAGTCCGAAGCAGGAAGTCTGTAATTTGATAAGACATGGTATCCTTCATCTTTTAGGCTTCTCACATCAAGAAATGGAAAAACAAGATTTGAATAATTTAATTATTTAA
- a CDS encoding PhoH family protein produces the protein MGKIKSDIGKFSISLSGIDPVALLGLADENLKLINQYFQSQISVRADRIRVTGPKYELSKIRELFLNLINALEHSESITLERVAQEIKNVVPGQKLVVEQKDKSFEIITTENEIRTPKKVIIAKSSNQELYLQAIDNFDIVIAIGPAGTGKTYLAVAKAVQALISGRISRIILTRPAVEAGEQLGFLPGNLKEKVDPYLRPLYDALYDMLPLERMKRLIDEQIIEVAPLAYMRGRTLSDAYAILDEAQNTTSIQMKMFLTRLGWNSKAIVTGDVTQIDLEKRYTSGLIEVQTKLKNIEGIKFVYFNEYDVVRPPLVSKIIKAYETDKSQ, from the coding sequence ATGGGAAAAATTAAATCAGATATTGGTAAATTTTCCATCAGTCTAAGTGGCATTGACCCTGTAGCTTTACTCGGATTAGCCGATGAAAATCTTAAACTTATTAATCAATACTTTCAATCGCAAATCTCGGTACGTGCTGACCGCATTCGGGTGACCGGTCCTAAATACGAATTAAGTAAAATTCGGGAATTATTCTTAAATTTAATTAACGCCTTAGAACATAGCGAAAGCATTACTTTAGAACGAGTCGCTCAAGAAATAAAAAATGTTGTCCCTGGACAAAAACTGGTTGTAGAACAGAAAGATAAATCTTTTGAGATAATAACAACGGAGAATGAAATTCGAACACCCAAAAAAGTAATCATTGCTAAAAGCTCTAATCAAGAACTATATTTACAGGCAATCGATAATTTTGATATTGTAATTGCAATTGGTCCAGCCGGAACTGGTAAAACTTATTTGGCAGTAGCAAAAGCAGTACAAGCATTAATATCAGGGAGAATTAGTCGAATTATTTTGACCCGTCCAGCAGTTGAAGCTGGTGAACAACTAGGGTTTTTACCTGGCAATTTGAAAGAAAAAGTCGACCCATATTTAAGACCATTGTATGATGCTTTATACGATATGCTCCCTTTAGAAAGAATGAAACGATTAATTGACGAACAAATAATTGAAGTTGCACCGTTAGCGTATATGCGTGGAAGAACTCTTTCGGATGCGTATGCGATTTTAGATGAAGCTCAAAACACGACTTCAATTCAAATGAAGATGTTTCTTACCCGTTTGGGATGGAATTCGAAAGCAATTGTTACGGGCGATGTCACTCAGATAGATTTAGAAAAGAGATATACTTCCGGATTAATAGAAGTTCAGACCAAATTAAAAAATATTGAAGGTATCAAATTTGTCTATTTTAATGAATACGATGTCGTCCGACCGCCACTGGTTTCCAAAATCATCAAGGCCTACGAGACAGATAAATCCCAATAA